In Lactococcus paracarnosus, a genomic segment contains:
- the acpS gene encoding holo-ACP synthase, whose amino-acid sequence MIYGNGVDNIELSRIENALARNAKFAKRVLTDKELAKFMTLSGRRQIEFLGGRWAAKEAYAKAYGTGIGGYVSFQDLEVLPNQLGAPKFIRHPFSDRGVAHISISHSNLEAVAFVILESRE is encoded by the coding sequence ATGATTTATGGCAATGGTGTAGATAATATAGAACTCTCACGAATTGAAAACGCCTTAGCAAGAAATGCTAAGTTTGCAAAACGTGTGCTGACAGATAAAGAATTAGCTAAGTTTATGACCTTGTCAGGTCGCAGACAAATTGAATTTTTAGGCGGTAGATGGGCAGCAAAAGAAGCCTATGCTAAGGCATATGGTACTGGTATAGGTGGCTACGTTTCTTTTCAAGATCTGGAAGTCCTACCCAATCAGTTAGGCGCACCAAAATTTATCAGACATCCTTTTTCTGATAGAGGGGTTGCACATATTTCAATTAGTCATAGCAATTTGGAAGCTGTTGCGTTTGTTATTCTAGAAAGTCGTGAATAA
- the pepV gene encoding dipeptidase PepV produces the protein MTNIDFKAEVAARKEALIADLFSLLEINSERDDSQVTPETPFGPGPVKALEKFLSLAARDGYATTNVDNYAGHFTYGDDLPDDAEVLGIFAHMDVVPAGSGWDSAPYSPEIRDGKIYARGASDDKGPTMACYYGLKILKELNVPLTKKIRFIAGTDEESGWGDMDYYFKHVGLPDPDFGFSPDAEFPIINGEKGNITEYLHFSGENIGSVHLHSFTGGLRENMVPESATAIISGDLEGIQAKFDAFVQANADKNLKFESELASDDKMTVILHGRSAHGAMPEKGVNGATYLAKFLDEIGVVSPFIKIAGTILLEDHAGEKLGVAFEDPKMGALSMNAGVFKFEDSASNNTIAVNCRYPQGTDSDKIYEVLIALAGVTAVTKSAHEHTPHYVPMEDTLVSTLLSVYEKQTGLKGHEQIIGGGTFGRLLKRGVAFGAMFPGDIDTMHQANEFIPVDVLLRAAAIYAEAIYELAK, from the coding sequence ATGACAAATATTGATTTTAAAGCAGAAGTTGCAGCACGTAAAGAAGCATTGATTGCTGACTTATTCTCATTATTAGAGATTAACTCAGAACGAGACGATAGCCAAGTGACACCAGAAACACCATTTGGTCCTGGCCCAGTTAAGGCCTTAGAAAAATTTCTAAGTTTAGCAGCACGTGATGGCTATGCCACAACAAACGTGGATAACTATGCTGGCCACTTCACTTATGGTGATGATCTACCTGATGATGCAGAAGTGTTAGGGATTTTTGCACATATGGACGTTGTACCTGCTGGATCAGGTTGGGACAGTGCGCCTTATTCACCTGAAATCCGTGATGGTAAGATCTATGCGCGTGGTGCATCAGATGACAAAGGGCCTACTATGGCGTGTTATTATGGTCTTAAAATTCTTAAAGAGTTAAATGTACCCTTAACGAAAAAAATTAGATTTATCGCTGGTACTGATGAAGAATCAGGCTGGGGAGATATGGACTATTACTTCAAGCATGTTGGCCTACCTGATCCTGATTTTGGTTTCTCACCAGATGCTGAATTCCCGATTATTAATGGTGAAAAAGGTAATATTACAGAATACTTACACTTTTCAGGTGAAAATATTGGATCAGTTCATTTACACAGTTTCACTGGTGGGTTGCGTGAAAACATGGTACCTGAATCAGCAACTGCGATCATTTCAGGAGATCTTGAGGGCATCCAAGCGAAGTTTGATGCATTTGTTCAAGCAAATGCAGACAAAAACCTTAAGTTTGAATCAGAACTTGCTAGTGATGACAAGATGACTGTTATCCTCCATGGTCGTTCAGCCCATGGTGCTATGCCAGAAAAGGGTGTGAATGGGGCGACTTACCTTGCTAAATTTTTGGATGAAATCGGTGTTGTGTCACCCTTTATAAAGATAGCTGGGACCATCCTATTAGAAGACCATGCTGGTGAAAAACTAGGTGTTGCCTTTGAAGATCCTAAGATGGGTGCCCTGTCGATGAATGCTGGTGTCTTTAAATTTGAAGATAGTGCATCTAACAACACGATTGCGGTTAACTGCCGCTACCCACAAGGAACGGATTCAGATAAGATTTATGAAGTACTCATTGCATTAGCAGGAGTGACTGCTGTGACTAAGTCAGCACACGAGCATACGCCACACTATGTGCCGATGGAAGACACCTTGGTTAGCACCTTACTCAGCGTTTATGAAAAACAAACCGGTCTCAAAGGTCATGAACAAATCATTGGTGGTGGTACCTTTGGTCGCTTGCTCAAACGTGGTGTTGCCTTTGGTGCCATGTTCCCTGGAGATATCGATACCATGCACCAAGCAAATGAATTTATCCCAGTTGACGTTTTATTACGCGCTGCAGCCATTTATGCAGAAGCGATTTATGAGTTAGCTAAGTAA
- the uvrC gene encoding excinuclease ABC subunit UvrC produces MNATIKAKLDLLPDNPGCYLHKDKNGTIIYVGKAKNLRNRVRSYFRGSHDTKTERLVSEIVDFEFIVTESNIEALLLEINLIQENMPKYNIMLKDDKSYPFIKITREKYPRLLITRQVKKDNAYYFGPYPDVGAANEIKQLLDRIFPLRKCNVLPKKVCLYYHMHQCLAPCVYDIDPKVFVGMVDEISKFLTGGEDKIITELDAKMHAAADAFEFEKAAEYRDLIKSIGTLRTKQRVMNHDLQDRDVFGYAVDKGWMCVQVFFVRQGKLIQRDVNMFPYYNDADEDFLTYVGQFYKENDHLVPKEIFIPADIDLASVKALTKTKVIQPSRGEKKQLVNLATKNARVSLQQKFDLAEKSVEKTRGAITNLGQLMQIPTPHRIESFDNSNIMGTSPVSAMVVFVDGKPSKKDYRKFKIKTVIGPDDYASMREVIFRRYSRAIKEASVLPDLIIMDGGVGQINAAKAILDDLGLDIPIAGLAKNDKHQTQDLLFGEPLEIVALSRQSQEFFLLQRIQDEVHRFAITFHRQVRSKNSFSSKLDGIDGLGPKRKQSLMRTFKSLTKVQEATVLEIQAAGIPLEVAKRIKEILLKSDPKA; encoded by the coding sequence ATGAATGCAACGATTAAAGCAAAACTAGACTTATTACCAGATAACCCTGGTTGTTATTTACATAAAGATAAAAATGGTACGATTATCTATGTCGGAAAAGCTAAAAATTTAAGAAATCGGGTTCGCTCTTATTTTAGGGGATCACATGATACCAAGACTGAGCGCTTAGTATCAGAGATTGTGGATTTCGAGTTTATCGTCACAGAATCAAATATTGAGGCCTTGTTATTAGAGATTAATCTCATACAAGAAAACATGCCTAAGTATAATATCATGTTAAAAGATGATAAATCTTATCCTTTTATTAAAATTACACGTGAAAAATATCCTCGGCTTTTAATCACACGACAAGTCAAAAAAGATAATGCCTATTATTTTGGCCCCTATCCAGATGTAGGCGCTGCAAATGAGATTAAACAGTTATTAGACCGTATTTTTCCTTTACGAAAATGTAATGTCCTACCAAAGAAAGTTTGCCTCTATTATCATATGCACCAGTGTCTAGCACCCTGTGTTTATGACATAGATCCTAAGGTATTTGTTGGCATGGTGGATGAAATCAGTAAATTTTTGACTGGTGGTGAGGATAAAATTATTACCGAATTAGATGCTAAGATGCATGCAGCAGCTGATGCCTTCGAATTTGAAAAGGCAGCTGAATACCGTGATTTAATTAAGAGTATCGGTACCCTTAGGACTAAGCAACGTGTCATGAATCATGATTTACAAGATCGTGATGTATTTGGTTATGCAGTCGATAAAGGATGGATGTGTGTCCAAGTTTTCTTTGTCAGGCAAGGCAAGCTAATCCAGCGTGATGTGAATATGTTCCCTTATTATAATGATGCTGATGAAGATTTTTTGACTTATGTCGGCCAATTTTATAAGGAAAATGATCATTTAGTGCCAAAAGAAATATTTATTCCAGCAGATATTGATCTGGCATCAGTTAAGGCGTTGACCAAAACTAAAGTCATCCAGCCTTCACGAGGTGAAAAGAAACAACTGGTCAATTTGGCGACTAAAAATGCACGTGTTAGTCTGCAACAAAAATTTGATTTAGCAGAAAAAAGTGTTGAAAAAACACGTGGTGCCATCACAAATCTAGGCCAATTAATGCAGATTCCAACGCCTCATCGTATCGAAAGCTTTGATAACTCCAATATCATGGGGACGAGTCCAGTAAGTGCCATGGTCGTTTTTGTAGATGGTAAGCCATCTAAGAAAGATTACCGGAAGTTTAAAATCAAGACTGTGATTGGTCCGGATGATTACGCCAGTATGCGAGAAGTCATTTTCAGACGGTACAGCCGAGCGATTAAAGAAGCGAGTGTGCTACCAGATTTGATCATCATGGATGGTGGTGTTGGGCAAATCAATGCTGCCAAGGCCATTTTGGATGATTTAGGCCTTGATATCCCAATCGCAGGCCTTGCTAAAAATGATAAGCACCAAACGCAGGACTTGTTATTTGGTGAGCCATTAGAAATTGTCGCTTTAAGCCGACAAAGTCAGGAATTTTTCCTTTTACAACGCATTCAAGATGAAGTCCATCGTTTTGCGATAACCTTTCATCGACAAGTCCGCTCTAAGAATTCATTTTCTAGTAAATTAGATGGGATTGATGGTCTTGGACCTAAGCGGAAACAGAGCTTGATGCGTACCTTTAAATCCCTGACTAAAGTACAGGAAGCGACTGTTTTAGAGATTCAAGCAGCTGGCATTCCTTTGGAGGTTGCCAAGCGGATTAAGGAAATATTATTAAAAAGTGATCCAAAAGCATAA
- a CDS encoding phosphoribosylanthranilate isomerase — protein sequence MWIKICGLSTDDAVAAAVANGATHIGFVFAESKRQVTPEYAKYLSRNVPKTVKKVGLFVNESLANIEETIVTVSLDMVQLHGQESAAFADQLSVPVIKAFGIKDGKLPVEILDFKQHVILLDAPPAKFAGGSGHQFDWDKVDLAMLSGYQFFVAGGLTTDNVLNAVRIFKPTGVDVSSGVETSGVKDLDKIKAFIEKSNV from the coding sequence ATGTGGATTAAAATATGTGGCCTATCGACAGATGATGCGGTAGCAGCTGCAGTCGCAAATGGGGCGACGCATATCGGCTTTGTCTTTGCTGAGAGTAAGCGACAAGTCACACCAGAATATGCCAAGTACTTATCAAGAAATGTCCCTAAGACGGTAAAAAAAGTTGGCTTATTTGTCAATGAAAGCTTAGCAAATATCGAGGAGACGATCGTAACTGTCAGCCTTGATATGGTTCAGCTACATGGACAAGAAAGTGCTGCATTCGCAGATCAACTCTCTGTTCCCGTGATTAAAGCATTTGGGATTAAGGACGGCAAATTACCAGTTGAGATACTAGACTTTAAACAACATGTCATCTTATTAGATGCACCACCAGCAAAATTTGCAGGTGGCAGTGGCCATCAGTTTGACTGGGACAAGGTCGATTTAGCAATGTTGTCAGGTTATCAGTTTTTTGTCGCTGGTGGTCTTACTACTGATAACGTACTAAATGCAGTTCGTATCTTCAAGCCAACAGGTGTTGATGTCTCAAGCGGTGTCGAGACTTCGGGTGTGAAGGATTTAGACAAGATAAAGGCGTTTATAGAAAAGAGTAACGTATGA
- the alr gene encoding alanine racemase, which produces MKPSTHRPTRAIISLTAIQNNIKQFKKHVAKQTEVWAVVKANAYGHGAISVSQSIDDLVAGFCVSNLDEAIELRSHGTVKPILVLSGIMPEDIHIAVNLRLIVTAPSLDWFKLVSQHLEDVDCEHLTFHIKVDSGMGRIGVTTAEEANQIIALADELGAEFAGVFTHFATADEVAQGKFIDQKETFEKIVANLTRRPTYVHSSNSAAGIWHKETVQDIERLGDVMYGLNPSGKVLDMPYAITPALELISELTHVKRIAKGDTVGYGAEFVADQETIIGTVPIGYADGWTRNMTGFYVLVAGKRCPIVGRISMDQITIALDEKLPIGTKVTLIGQDEQETITVDDVAAYRGTINYEVVCLLSDRITRIYPDGLAEP; this is translated from the coding sequence ATGAAACCAAGTACCCATCGCCCGACTCGGGCGATTATCAGTCTTACTGCAATTCAAAATAATATTAAACAATTCAAAAAACATGTCGCAAAACAAACTGAGGTCTGGGCAGTTGTCAAGGCAAATGCCTATGGGCATGGCGCGATTAGTGTCTCTCAAAGTATCGATGACCTAGTGGCAGGCTTTTGTGTGTCTAACCTTGATGAAGCAATCGAGCTTCGTAGTCATGGTACTGTAAAACCTATTTTAGTACTAAGTGGTATTATGCCAGAAGATATCCATATTGCGGTCAATTTACGCTTGATCGTCACAGCACCTTCACTAGATTGGTTTAAGCTAGTGTCGCAGCATCTTGAAGATGTGGACTGTGAGCACTTGACATTTCACATCAAGGTAGACTCTGGCATGGGACGTATTGGTGTGACCACAGCTGAGGAAGCCAATCAAATTATTGCCCTAGCAGATGAACTTGGTGCAGAATTTGCTGGTGTTTTTACCCATTTCGCAACGGCAGATGAAGTGGCACAAGGCAAATTTATCGACCAAAAAGAGACCTTTGAGAAGATTGTCGCTAACCTGACACGCCGCCCTACTTATGTGCATTCTAGCAATTCAGCTGCAGGCATCTGGCATAAGGAGACAGTGCAGGATATCGAACGTTTAGGTGATGTTATGTATGGCTTAAACCCTAGTGGTAAAGTGCTAGACATGCCCTATGCCATTACGCCGGCTTTAGAATTGATTTCTGAACTGACGCATGTTAAGCGTATTGCAAAAGGCGATACTGTCGGCTATGGTGCTGAGTTTGTCGCAGATCAAGAGACCATCATCGGCACAGTCCCCATCGGTTATGCTGATGGCTGGACGCGTAACATGACAGGTTTTTATGTCTTAGTTGCAGGCAAAAGATGCCCGATTGTCGGTCGTATTTCTATGGACCAGATAACCATCGCGCTAGATGAGAAGTTACCCATCGGTACAAAAGTTACCTTGATTGGTCAGGATGAGCAAGAGACGATTACAGTGGATGATGTTGCTGCTTATCGTGGGACGATAAATTATGAAGTGGTTTGTTTGTTAAGTGACCGTATCACACGTATTTACCCAGATGGGTTAGCAGAACCTTGA
- the trpC gene encoding indole-3-glycerol phosphate synthase TrpC, translated as MENFLDKILAEKRREIDMMVMETPRPVRQTKGFVQRLREDEAYLQVIGEVKRASPSLGAINMTVDVLSQAKSYETAGVSAISILTDPVFFKGSIDDLRLVADNVSIPVLNKDFIIDKKQIVRAVNSGATIVLLIVACLSESDLKKLYQFAVSLGLEVLVEVHNAPELEVAHRIGADLIGVNNRNLKTFEVSLQNSLDLVSLQQADRFYISESGIKSHLEAEQVAADFRAVLVGEALMKDGNPTAAAKQLQVKRHVD; from the coding sequence ATGGAAAACTTTTTAGATAAAATTCTTGCAGAAAAAAGACGAGAAATCGACATGATGGTCATGGAGACACCTAGACCCGTGCGTCAAACAAAAGGATTTGTGCAACGCTTACGTGAGGACGAGGCTTACTTACAAGTGATTGGGGAAGTCAAACGCGCCTCACCGTCACTTGGTGCGATCAACATGACAGTTGATGTCCTATCTCAGGCAAAGAGTTATGAAACAGCTGGTGTATCTGCTATCTCAATTTTGACTGATCCAGTCTTTTTCAAGGGCTCAATCGATGATCTAAGGCTAGTTGCAGATAATGTATCAATCCCTGTCCTTAACAAGGATTTCATCATTGATAAAAAGCAGATTGTGCGTGCAGTGAATAGTGGCGCAACGATCGTGCTATTAATCGTTGCCTGTCTTTCGGAATCTGACTTGAAAAAGCTCTATCAGTTTGCTGTTTCCCTAGGATTAGAAGTCTTGGTTGAAGTGCATAATGCACCCGAACTCGAGGTTGCCCATCGCATTGGTGCTGATCTGATTGGGGTTAACAACCGTAACTTGAAGACCTTTGAAGTTAGCCTGCAAAACAGCTTGGATTTAGTTAGTTTACAGCAAGCAGATCGCTTTTATATTTCTGAATCCGGTATTAAGTCACACCTAGAAGCCGAGCAAGTGGCAGCTGATTTTAGGGCGGTACTTGTTGGTGAAGCGCTGATGAAAGATGGCAATCCTACAGCTGCGGCTAAACAGTTACAGGTCAAGCGCCATGTGGATTAA
- the trpB gene encoding tryptophan synthase subunit beta has protein sequence MTYNKPDDTGFFGQYGGTFVPETLMYAVKELKAAYEASKIDEAFQAELAYLLKDYVGRENPLYLAKNLTEKLGGAKIYFKREDLNHTGAHKINNALAQVMLAKKMGKNKVIAETGAGQHGVATATAAALFGMSCKIYMGAIDVERQELNVFRMQLLGAEVVSVTDGSSVLKDAVNAALRAWVASVEDTHYILGTAAGPAPFPEMVRDFQSIIGREARAQILEKEGKLPAAVVACVGGGSNAAGLFYPFVNDASVDMIGVEAAGHGLDSGETAASINRGTDGILHGNLMRLLQDENGQVAEAYSISAGLDYPGLGPEHCHWNETGRAEYMSATDDEALAGFKLLCVTEGIIPALESSHAISQLPEIAKRYGKDASIIVCLSGRGDKDVAQIKARADKGDF, from the coding sequence ATGACTTATAATAAACCAGATGATACAGGATTTTTTGGCCAATACGGCGGTACTTTTGTGCCAGAAACCTTGATGTATGCTGTCAAAGAACTCAAAGCAGCCTATGAGGCGAGTAAAATAGATGAGGCGTTTCAAGCAGAACTCGCCTATTTGCTTAAAGATTATGTCGGACGTGAAAATCCGCTTTACTTAGCAAAAAATTTAACAGAAAAATTGGGTGGCGCTAAAATTTATTTTAAGCGTGAGGATTTAAATCACACGGGGGCTCATAAAATTAATAATGCCTTAGCACAAGTCATGCTGGCAAAAAAAATGGGGAAAAACAAGGTTATTGCCGAAACAGGAGCTGGCCAACACGGGGTTGCAACGGCAACTGCTGCAGCCTTGTTTGGGATGTCATGTAAGATTTACATGGGCGCTATTGATGTCGAGCGTCAGGAGCTAAATGTCTTTAGAATGCAACTCTTGGGTGCAGAAGTGGTATCAGTTACTGATGGCTCAAGTGTGTTAAAGGACGCGGTTAATGCAGCTTTACGTGCCTGGGTAGCAAGTGTTGAAGATACCCATTATATTTTAGGAACAGCGGCTGGGCCAGCACCATTTCCAGAGATGGTAAGAGATTTCCAATCAATTATAGGCCGTGAAGCGCGTGCTCAGATTTTGGAAAAAGAAGGTAAGTTGCCAGCAGCAGTCGTGGCTTGTGTTGGTGGCGGCTCAAATGCTGCAGGTCTGTTCTATCCCTTTGTTAATGATGCATCGGTTGACATGATTGGTGTGGAAGCAGCAGGTCATGGCCTAGATAGTGGGGAGACCGCAGCGTCGATTAACCGGGGAACAGATGGTATTTTACATGGTAACCTGATGCGTCTATTACAGGATGAAAATGGGCAAGTAGCAGAAGCTTATAGTATTTCTGCGGGCCTTGATTATCCAGGCCTTGGGCCTGAACATTGTCACTGGAATGAAACGGGTCGTGCTGAGTATATGTCAGCAACTGACGACGAAGCACTTGCAGGCTTTAAACTCCTCTGTGTGACCGAAGGGATCATTCCTGCACTAGAAAGTTCACATGCCATTTCCCAGTTGCCAGAGATTGCCAAACGCTATGGTAAAGATGCGTCGATTATCGTCTGCCTGAGTGGGCGTGGTGATAAGGATGTCGCACAAATCAAAGCACGTGCAGATAAAGGTGACTTTTAA
- the rpsA gene encoding 30S ribosomal protein S1 → MNEFEELLNSVGDVKVGDVVSGEILTVEDGQATVAIVGTGVEGVLTLRELTSERDADINDFVKSGDVKDLLVVKQIVGKESEGANVYLLSEKRLAARKAFTDLEGKEGEVVIVKVLKDVKGGLSVDLNGVRGFIPASMIDTYFVRDTKKFVGEEFEAKIIEVNAADKRFILSRRAVIEEESKAQRAEAFANLHEGDIVEGTVARTTDFGAFINLGGVDGLVHVTELAHGRVKKPSDVVTVGETVQVKVLKVDEEAGRVSLSLKATQPGPWDEIEEKAPVGTVLDGTVKRITDFGAFVEIFPGVEGLVHISQISWERVENAKDVLTVGQAVQVKVLDVKPAEERISLSIKALAEAPARKERTNDSAGSSSAAQGGQRRDAKPRAPRRNTKPEYTLPETQEGFSLADFLGEDFDINNF, encoded by the coding sequence ATGAACGAATTTGAAGAATTATTGAACAGCGTCGGTGACGTTAAAGTTGGTGACGTAGTAAGCGGAGAAATCCTAACTGTTGAAGACGGTCAAGCTACTGTAGCTATCGTTGGTACAGGTGTTGAAGGTGTTTTAACGCTTCGTGAATTGACAAGCGAGCGCGATGCTGATATAAATGACTTTGTTAAATCTGGTGATGTTAAAGATTTATTGGTTGTTAAGCAAATCGTTGGTAAAGAATCAGAAGGCGCAAATGTTTACTTGCTTTCTGAAAAACGTCTTGCTGCACGTAAAGCTTTCACTGATCTTGAAGGCAAAGAAGGCGAAGTTGTCATTGTTAAAGTCTTAAAAGACGTTAAAGGTGGCTTATCAGTTGACTTGAACGGTGTTCGTGGATTTATCCCAGCATCTATGATTGACACTTACTTTGTTCGTGATACTAAGAAATTTGTTGGCGAAGAATTTGAAGCTAAAATCATCGAAGTTAATGCTGCTGACAAACGCTTCATCTTAAGCCGTCGTGCTGTTATCGAAGAAGAGTCTAAAGCACAACGTGCTGAAGCTTTCGCTAACTTACACGAAGGTGATATCGTTGAAGGTACTGTTGCACGTACAACTGACTTTGGTGCTTTCATCAATCTTGGTGGTGTTGACGGACTTGTTCACGTAACTGAATTAGCACATGGCCGTGTTAAAAAACCTAGCGATGTTGTAACTGTTGGCGAAACTGTTCAAGTTAAAGTCTTGAAAGTTGATGAAGAAGCTGGTCGTGTATCACTTTCTCTTAAAGCTACACAGCCTGGCCCATGGGATGAAATCGAAGAAAAAGCACCAGTTGGTACTGTTCTCGATGGTACGGTTAAACGTATTACTGATTTCGGCGCATTTGTTGAAATCTTCCCTGGTGTTGAAGGTCTCGTGCACATCTCTCAAATCTCTTGGGAACGTGTTGAAAACGCTAAAGACGTATTGACAGTTGGTCAAGCCGTTCAAGTTAAAGTACTTGACGTGAAACCTGCTGAAGAACGTATCTCATTGTCTATCAAAGCGCTTGCTGAAGCACCTGCACGTAAAGAACGTACAAATGATTCAGCTGGTAGCAGCAGTGCTGCACAAGGTGGACAACGTCGTGATGCTAAACCACGCGCACCACGTCGCAATACTAAACCTGAATACACTTTACCAGAAACACAAGAAGGCTTCTCACTTGCTGATTTCTTGGGTGAAGATTTCGATATCAACAACTTTTAA
- a CDS encoding cytidine deaminase family protein, translating into MVEFTELVIQAANAILPRALSDTAFAGSVGCALLAEDGMIYTGVNIDTACSMGFCAEHGAASAMITAGSSQIMQIVAVRDGKILPPCGRCREFISQLNNANLDTAVLVAEDTVVSLSELLPYDWRTDESIR; encoded by the coding sequence ATGGTTGAGTTTACTGAGTTAGTGATACAAGCAGCTAATGCTATCTTGCCAAGAGCCCTATCTGATACTGCCTTTGCTGGTTCAGTGGGGTGTGCCTTGCTAGCAGAAGATGGGATGATTTATACGGGTGTCAATATTGATACGGCATGTTCAATGGGATTTTGTGCTGAACACGGCGCAGCAAGTGCCATGATTACGGCGGGTAGTAGTCAGATTATGCAAATTGTTGCCGTAAGAGACGGAAAAATTCTACCACCTTGTGGCCGTTGCCGTGAATTTATAAGTCAATTAAATAATGCTAATCTAGATACAGCAGTTTTAGTTGCAGAGGATACAGTTGTCAGCTTGAGCGAGCTTTTACCCTACGATTGGAGAACAGATGAAAGCATTAGGTAA
- the trpA gene encoding tryptophan synthase subunit alpha, producing MKALGNFLKNKSDQGQMLVIPYIMAGDHVDGLDGLAETIAFLEENGASAIEIGIPFSDPVADGPVIEQAGIRALANGTTLKKVIDTLQTIETTIPLVIMSYINPIYKYGIEKFVDDLKTTPVKGLILPDVPREHEGMLTPFLAATDITLVPLVTLTSTLERQVELVTGAAGFIYAVTVNGVTGVGRTYADNLTAHLARLSELSDVPVLAGFGVSSLEQAKNFHQVVDGVIVGSYIVQALHDGRREEIAAFLVGANQI from the coding sequence ATGAAAGCATTAGGTAACTTTTTAAAAAATAAGTCAGACCAAGGTCAGATGTTGGTCATTCCTTATATTATGGCTGGAGATCATGTAGATGGTCTAGATGGTCTAGCAGAAACAATCGCCTTTTTAGAAGAAAATGGCGCTAGTGCCATCGAAATCGGTATTCCCTTTTCAGATCCAGTAGCAGATGGCCCAGTCATTGAGCAAGCTGGCATTAGGGCATTGGCAAATGGGACCACATTAAAAAAAGTAATTGACACACTACAGACGATCGAGACCACTATTCCTTTGGTGATTATGTCCTATATTAACCCGATTTATAAATATGGCATCGAAAAATTTGTAGACGACCTTAAAACAACACCTGTAAAAGGCTTGATTCTACCAGATGTACCACGTGAGCATGAGGGAATGCTAACGCCATTTTTAGCAGCTACTGATATCACCTTAGTCCCACTTGTGACCTTGACTAGCACCCTTGAGCGGCAAGTTGAGCTTGTCACTGGTGCAGCTGGCTTTATTTATGCCGTGACAGTCAATGGCGTCACGGGTGTCGGCAGAACCTATGCGGACAACTTAACTGCACATCTTGCCAGATTATCTGAACTATCTGACGTGCCAGTACTTGCAGGATTTGGTGTGTCATCACTTGAACAAGCTAAAAATTTTCATCAAGTTGTGGATGGAGTCATCGTTGGCTCTTACATTGTTCAAGCCTTGCATGACGGCAGGCGAGAAGAAATCGCTGCGTTTTTAGTCGGTGCCAATCAAATCTAA
- a CDS encoding alpha/beta fold hydrolase encodes MKKIVKYLLYVIGAIVLVIVLFFSAVFVTNKVLVSRDRQTVKQYGQKVKVAGHKMTVLIEGQDNKQTIVLLPGFATGSPVIDFSPLRKELSKQFRVVTVEPLGYGLSDTTTSKRSLENMSTELHDVLQSLNIKDYSLMGHSISGIYTLDYLNRYPNEVKTFIGIDSSVPTQNGDNSDVSQGLSILGNSGFYRFVTAVNPDILNYPPVSTTEKKDFRKISLMGFANPAILSEAKEMATNFNESKKLSYPKDDAVLYILSRDSVNDKTDGDWIAQHKEMLTDVKNSKIAVLDGAHYLHHTQSKAIAGLVEQFLTTQHTN; translated from the coding sequence ATGAAAAAAATAGTTAAGTATCTTTTATATGTGATAGGTGCGATTGTGTTAGTGATTGTACTTTTCTTTTCAGCAGTATTTGTCACAAATAAGGTATTGGTTTCAAGGGATAGACAGACAGTCAAACAGTATGGTCAAAAAGTAAAGGTTGCAGGGCATAAGATGACTGTCCTGATAGAGGGACAAGATAATAAGCAAACGATTGTCTTGTTACCGGGATTTGCAACAGGGTCTCCTGTCATTGATTTCTCACCTTTACGAAAAGAGCTAAGTAAGCAGTTCAGAGTTGTAACGGTTGAACCTCTAGGCTACGGGCTGAGTGATACAACTACAAGCAAACGAAGTTTAGAGAATATGAGTACTGAGTTACACGATGTCTTACAGTCTTTAAACATCAAGGATTATAGCTTAATGGGACACTCTATTTCTGGTATTTATACCCTAGATTATCTGAATCGCTATCCTAATGAAGTGAAGACGTTTATTGGGATTGACTCAAGTGTCCCCACTCAAAATGGTGATAACTCTGATGTGAGCCAAGGCTTATCTATATTGGGTAATTCAGGTTTTTATCGATTCGTAACTGCGGTAAATCCGGATATATTAAACTACCCACCAGTAAGTACTACTGAGAAAAAAGACTTTAGGAAAATTTCTTTGATGGGCTTTGCCAATCCTGCCATCTTAAGTGAGGCCAAAGAAATGGCGACTAACTTTAATGAGAGTAAGAAACTAAGCTATCCTAAGGACGATGCTGTGCTCTATATTTTATCTCGTGATAGTGTCAATGATAAAACTGACGGTGATTGGATTGCGCAACATAAAGAGATGTTAACCGATGTTAAAAATAGTAAAATAGCAGTACTGGATGGTGCTCACTATTTACACCATACGCAGTCTAAAGCGATTGCAGGCTTAGTTGAACAGTTTTTGACCACACAACATACAAACTAA